The following are encoded in a window of Sinomonas cyclohexanicum genomic DNA:
- a CDS encoding aromatic/alkene/methane monooxygenase hydroxylase/oxygenase subunit alpha: MPSLERSQWYDLTRDMNWTFSYVDEKDVFPVEMSNSYGVAAQDWWSWDEPYKVTYTEYVHNQYGKDASVYAVNAVVGRSKIFESLDPGWKSAILAHYGAIAVPEYVAGIGESRMGRFGRAAAWRNMAMYGTLDETRHGQIQTYFPYGLLAKEPRADWAHKAFHTNEWAAIAARSLFDDMFAANDAVSTAIQLTFTFETGFTNLQFLGMAADAMKVGDVDFGSLISSIQTDEARHSQQGEPTVKILIEQGRKDIAQKLVDHMFWRSWKVFALLTGLSMDYYTPLEHRTHSFKEFMEEFIVKQFLEQFRDFGLEKPWYWDEHFLPELDWLHHAYHEGVWTWRPTVWWNPDAGVSPEERDWLESKYPGWNETFGRHWDVVGENIRDGHEELTLPETLPIVCNMCQVPICTPAGHAAGKLDSPLPHTLVHEGRQYNFCSVPCKWIFEEQPERFAGHTTLVDRFLAGEIQPPDLGGALAYMSLSPEECGQDATNYSWAEKPYVPAATLVAADH, encoded by the coding sequence GTGCCGAGCCTTGAGCGGTCGCAGTGGTATGACCTCACGCGCGACATGAACTGGACGTTCTCATACGTCGACGAGAAGGACGTCTTCCCCGTGGAGATGTCCAACAGCTACGGCGTCGCCGCCCAGGACTGGTGGTCCTGGGACGAGCCGTACAAGGTGACCTACACGGAGTACGTCCACAACCAGTACGGCAAGGACGCCTCGGTGTACGCCGTCAACGCAGTCGTCGGGCGCTCGAAGATCTTCGAATCGCTCGACCCGGGCTGGAAGTCCGCCATCCTCGCCCACTACGGCGCCATCGCCGTCCCCGAATACGTCGCCGGCATCGGCGAGTCGCGGATGGGCCGCTTCGGCCGGGCTGCCGCATGGCGCAACATGGCGATGTACGGCACGCTGGACGAGACCCGGCACGGGCAGATCCAGACCTACTTCCCGTACGGCCTGCTCGCAAAGGAGCCGCGGGCCGACTGGGCCCACAAGGCCTTCCACACCAACGAATGGGCCGCCATTGCCGCGCGCAGCCTCTTCGACGACATGTTCGCTGCCAACGACGCGGTCTCCACAGCCATCCAGCTGACCTTCACCTTCGAGACAGGCTTCACCAACCTGCAGTTCCTGGGCATGGCGGCAGACGCGATGAAGGTCGGCGACGTCGACTTCGGCTCGCTGATCTCCTCGATCCAGACCGACGAGGCACGCCACTCGCAGCAGGGCGAGCCGACCGTGAAGATCCTGATCGAGCAGGGCAGGAAGGACATTGCCCAGAAGCTGGTCGACCACATGTTCTGGCGGTCGTGGAAGGTCTTCGCGCTGCTGACGGGCCTGTCGATGGACTACTACACGCCGCTCGAGCACCGCACGCACTCCTTCAAGGAGTTCATGGAGGAGTTCATCGTCAAGCAGTTCCTCGAGCAGTTCAGGGACTTCGGCCTGGAGAAGCCCTGGTACTGGGACGAGCACTTCCTGCCCGAGCTCGACTGGCTCCACCACGCTTACCACGAGGGTGTCTGGACCTGGCGTCCGACCGTCTGGTGGAACCCCGACGCCGGCGTCTCGCCGGAGGAGCGCGACTGGCTGGAGTCGAAGTACCCCGGCTGGAACGAGACCTTCGGGCGGCACTGGGACGTCGTGGGCGAGAACATCCGCGACGGCCACGAAGAACTCACCCTCCCCGAGACGCTGCCGATCGTCTGCAACATGTGCCAGGTCCCGATCTGCACTCCGGCGGGCCATGCCGCGGGAAAGCTCGACAGCCCGCTGCCGCACACCTTGGTCCACGAAGGCCGTCAGTACAACTTCTGCTCCGTGCCCTGCAAGTGGATCTTCGAGGAGCAGCCCGAGCGGTTCGCGGGCCACACCACCCTCGTGGACCGATTCCTCGCCGGCGAGATCCAGCCGCCCGATCTGGGGGGCGCCCTCGCCTACATGAGCCTCTCCCCGGAGGAGTGCGGCCAGGACGCCACCAACTACAGCTGGGCCGAGAAGCCCTACGTCCCCGCGGCGACGCTCGTCGCCGCAGACCACTGA
- a CDS encoding LuxR C-terminal-related transcriptional regulator produces MSTAALVGRMSGGQGLTSFVGRRRELAEMRDLMSRSRLLTLVGPGGVGKTRLAVELTARSGASFRDGTWLVELAALEDGDLVGSQVAAALRLPDQSNRSALDRLADYLRERELLIVVDNCEHLLDAVAPLASELLEVAPGLRILATSREPLGIPGEQVYSVPPLPAPAESQPGADPLEGFESVRLLVDRARSVDPTFEITDANRSAVAQLCQRLDGMPLAIELAASRLRSLSVIQLVERLDRRFDLLTGSSRVAVPRQQTLRALVDWSYELCSPAERLLWARLAVFPGGFDLEAAEDVCGFGEVTREDVLNLLDRLVSKSLVLAERLEGPRELGGGRVRYRQLMTFREYGAELLDAAGEASQLRRRQRDHFLARAARMVSSWCGPDQAERLAAARRDHANLLSALDWSASIPGEELAGMRLAALLRYHWHAGGNLSDGRRWLDRLLALSSEPSPERGNALWAAAWVCLVQGDRDLARSYLQECRRVAHLLNDPVLAAHADHWDALRELFEGNLEPALEMFDAAIAVHRRVGDTMSALIALFQRAWAQTYAGLTQEGLAACQDAIRESEELGERWTQAYSHWVSGLCQRDLGDLEAARQSQIAALEIQQGFLDGICIALTIDEMSWTAASTGRYENAAVLFHTAQSVWKGLGTTIAAFGPHLRADSERAESLIRRELGEPRFEAILVRPAVPTEERAIELALATARSGRPARGTVTTPRPEGETTPPGPKLTKREHQIAALVAEGRSNKEIAAALVVSPRTVDGHVENILAKLGFTSRVQIAAWIAGYTGPERTATSP; encoded by the coding sequence ATGAGCACTGCTGCACTGGTCGGCCGCATGTCCGGGGGCCAGGGCCTTACGAGCTTTGTCGGCCGCCGGCGGGAGCTCGCCGAGATGCGCGATCTCATGTCACGCTCGCGGCTGCTGACGCTCGTGGGCCCGGGCGGTGTGGGCAAGACGCGCCTCGCCGTTGAACTGACGGCGAGGTCAGGGGCGTCCTTCCGGGACGGCACGTGGCTGGTTGAGCTGGCGGCGTTGGAGGACGGCGACTTGGTCGGATCCCAAGTTGCCGCTGCCCTGAGGCTGCCCGACCAGTCCAACCGGTCGGCCCTTGACCGGCTCGCGGACTACCTCAGGGAACGCGAGCTCCTGATCGTCGTCGACAATTGTGAGCACCTGCTCGACGCCGTCGCCCCGCTCGCGTCCGAGCTCCTCGAGGTGGCCCCGGGGCTGCGGATCCTCGCGACGAGCCGTGAGCCGCTCGGGATCCCCGGCGAGCAGGTCTACAGCGTGCCGCCACTCCCTGCGCCTGCAGAATCGCAGCCAGGGGCCGACCCCCTCGAAGGGTTTGAATCGGTGCGCCTGCTCGTGGACAGGGCCCGCAGCGTGGACCCGACCTTCGAAATCACCGACGCCAACCGAAGCGCGGTCGCGCAGCTGTGCCAGAGGCTCGACGGCATGCCGCTGGCGATCGAGCTTGCGGCCTCGCGGTTGCGCTCCCTCTCAGTCATCCAGCTCGTGGAGCGGCTCGACCGGCGCTTCGACCTCCTCACCGGCAGCAGCCGCGTCGCCGTCCCGCGGCAACAGACCCTTCGGGCGCTCGTCGACTGGAGCTACGAGCTCTGCAGCCCGGCGGAGCGGCTCCTGTGGGCGCGTCTGGCGGTGTTCCCCGGGGGATTCGACCTTGAGGCCGCCGAGGACGTCTGCGGCTTCGGCGAGGTCACCCGGGAGGACGTCCTGAACCTCTTGGACCGCCTCGTCTCCAAGTCGCTGGTCTTGGCCGAGCGGCTCGAGGGCCCTCGTGAACTGGGCGGCGGCCGTGTGCGCTACCGCCAGCTCATGACCTTCCGGGAGTACGGCGCCGAACTCCTCGACGCCGCGGGCGAGGCCTCCCAGCTGCGCCGCCGGCAGCGCGACCACTTCCTCGCGCGTGCCGCACGAATGGTCTCGTCATGGTGCGGGCCTGATCAGGCCGAGCGTCTCGCAGCGGCCCGGAGGGACCACGCGAATCTCCTGTCGGCCCTTGACTGGTCGGCCTCCATCCCGGGGGAGGAGCTCGCCGGAATGCGCCTCGCGGCGCTACTGAGGTACCACTGGCACGCTGGTGGCAACCTCAGCGACGGGCGCCGGTGGCTCGACCGCCTCCTGGCGCTCTCGTCCGAACCCAGCCCCGAACGCGGCAACGCGCTCTGGGCCGCCGCATGGGTCTGCCTCGTCCAGGGCGACAGGGACCTCGCCCGCAGTTACCTGCAGGAGTGCCGGCGCGTCGCACACCTGCTGAATGATCCCGTTCTTGCCGCCCATGCCGACCACTGGGACGCCCTGCGCGAGCTCTTCGAGGGGAATCTCGAACCCGCACTGGAAATGTTCGACGCGGCCATCGCCGTCCACCGCCGGGTCGGCGACACGATGTCGGCACTCATAGCGCTCTTCCAGCGGGCGTGGGCCCAAACGTATGCCGGACTTACCCAAGAAGGTCTCGCCGCGTGCCAGGACGCCATCAGGGAAAGCGAGGAGCTTGGTGAACGATGGACCCAGGCCTATTCCCATTGGGTGTCGGGACTCTGCCAACGCGATCTGGGTGACCTCGAGGCCGCGCGCCAGTCTCAGATCGCTGCGCTCGAGATACAGCAGGGCTTCCTGGACGGAATCTGCATCGCGCTCACGATCGATGAGATGTCGTGGACGGCTGCCTCCACCGGGCGCTACGAGAACGCCGCAGTCCTCTTCCACACGGCACAGTCCGTGTGGAAGGGCCTGGGGACGACGATCGCGGCCTTCGGCCCGCACCTCCGAGCCGATTCGGAACGGGCCGAGTCCCTCATCCGGCGCGAGCTCGGCGAGCCTCGCTTTGAGGCCATCCTCGTTCGGCCAGCCGTGCCGACTGAGGAGAGGGCCATTGAACTCGCTCTGGCCACGGCCCGATCAGGACGCCCTGCGCGGGGGACTGTCACGACGCCGCGGCCGGAGGGCGAGACGACGCCCCCGGGCCCCAAACTCACCAAACGGGAACACCAGATTGCGGCTCTCGTCGCCGAAGGCCGCAGCAACAAGGAGATCGCAGCGGCCCTCGTCGTCTCTCCCCGGACAGTGGACGGCCACGTCGAGAACATTCTCGCCAAGCTGGGGTTCACCTCTCGGGTCCAGATCGCGGCGTGGATCGCTGGCTACACCGGACCGGAACGGACGGCAACCTCTCCGTAG
- a CDS encoding TerC family protein, producing MSVSPLVWGITIVVILALLAFDYFFHIRKAHVPSLKEAAVWSSIYVGAAILFGIILLVFGGTTMGGEYFAGFITEKALSVDNLFVFLVIMASFRVPREDQQKVLLFGIVFALIARSAFIFAGVALINAFSWVFYLFGIILLITAGNLLKGEDSGEDEADNFIIRLARKFFHTSEHYDGDKLFTHENGKRVLTPMLLVMVAIGGTDLLFALDSIPAIFGLTQNPYIVFTATAFSLMGLRQLFFLLDGLLDRLIYLSYGLAAILAFIGVKLVLHALHENNLWFINGGQHVEVFEITTGLSLTVIIGVLLVTIVASLYSKAGKAHAAVNNARRHAESYLDLGYTADAAERERVYRELVDEERDIAQMDVKYRDKVKDIEAIRAKVAEAHARHAEFTAR from the coding sequence ATGTCCGTCTCCCCCCTCGTCTGGGGCATCACCATCGTGGTGATCCTGGCCCTCTTGGCCTTCGACTACTTCTTCCACATCCGCAAGGCGCACGTGCCCTCGCTCAAGGAAGCGGCCGTGTGGTCCTCCATCTACGTGGGCGCGGCAATCCTGTTCGGCATCATCCTGCTCGTGTTCGGCGGGACCACCATGGGCGGCGAGTACTTCGCCGGCTTCATCACCGAGAAGGCCCTCTCGGTGGACAACCTCTTCGTGTTCCTCGTGATCATGGCGAGCTTCCGGGTCCCCCGCGAGGACCAGCAGAAGGTCCTCCTGTTCGGCATCGTGTTCGCCCTGATCGCCCGCTCGGCCTTCATCTTCGCCGGCGTGGCGCTCATCAACGCGTTCTCATGGGTCTTCTACCTCTTCGGCATCATCCTGCTGATCACCGCCGGCAACCTGCTCAAGGGCGAGGACTCCGGTGAGGACGAGGCGGACAACTTCATCATCCGGCTGGCCCGCAAGTTCTTCCACACGTCCGAGCACTACGACGGCGACAAGCTCTTCACCCATGAGAACGGCAAGCGCGTCCTGACCCCGATGCTGCTCGTGATGGTCGCCATCGGCGGCACGGACCTCCTGTTCGCCCTGGACTCGATCCCCGCGATCTTCGGCCTCACCCAGAACCCGTACATCGTGTTCACGGCCACCGCGTTCTCCCTCATGGGCCTGCGCCAGCTCTTCTTCCTCCTCGACGGGCTGCTGGACCGCCTCATCTACCTCTCCTACGGGCTGGCAGCGATCCTCGCGTTCATCGGCGTGAAGCTCGTCCTGCATGCGCTGCACGAGAACAACCTCTGGTTCATCAACGGCGGCCAGCACGTGGAGGTCTTCGAGATCACCACGGGACTGTCGCTGACCGTGATCATCGGCGTCCTGCTCGTGACGATCGTCGCCTCGCTGTACAGCAAGGCCGGCAAGGCGCACGCGGCGGTCAACAACGCCCGACGCCACGCCGAGAGCTACCTCGACCTCGGGTACACGGCGGACGCTGCCGAGCGCGAGCGCGTCTACCGGGAGCTCGTCGACGAGGAGCGGGACATCGCGCAGATGGACGTCAAGTACCGCGACAAGGTCAAGGATATCGAGGCCATCCGCGCCAAGGTCGCCGAGGCCCACGCCCGCCACGCGGAGTTCACCGCGCGCTGA
- a CDS encoding S53 family peptidase, with protein MAPHHGLQRLSLRALAATAAVGCVLGLVATTAAAAPPGPPPKSAKSFPGSVPSWAGARAKTGIPLSNTTVEAEIYLNLPDQSGAESFATAVSTPGSSSYGQYLSAADWKARFAPAQASTDAVVSWIKAQGMVVTGVPDSGMYVVFRGTVAQLNTAFQVAEQTYSFQGTDLIGPDRAPTVPGDIADAVAAVSLDQGRLLTRPDNTGDGSGATPNGKVSPVPVATPCSHYWDENEVTVPATQSGATSAPTVLCGYTPGQIQSAYGLGDGVTMNSTAGAGQTVAIIDAFAAPTMLADANQYSSLHGLPALTSSTYREVLPSVYYDQTLCGQPSGWQGEEALDVEAVHSTAPAASITYVGGWNCGGGLDIAMSKVLDGQLATVVSNSYGYVGEAVPADVLAGEVHQHLQAAAEGIGLYFSSGDSGDEKAALGYTSPDFPASSPYVTSVGGTSLALDKSNRYLFETSWGTTRQRIVTQADGSLAYAGALPGVFQYGAGGGVSAAFAQPAYQAGTVPASLAQGKRVSPDVSALADTWTGFKIGFSPISNDHSLNTGAYLEERIGGTSLSCPLTAGLMASAQAAAGKRIGFANPTIYVAAKAPNAAMRDVPATPATPLNLVRAYPDTGLTWMATLGHDTSLTTATGYDDSTGVGSMTEEFAQQVAAQH; from the coding sequence ATGGCACCACACCACGGTCTTCAACGTCTTTCCCTGCGCGCCCTCGCCGCCACCGCGGCTGTGGGCTGCGTCCTCGGGCTCGTGGCGACGACGGCGGCGGCCGCCCCACCGGGCCCGCCACCCAAGAGTGCCAAGTCGTTCCCGGGGTCGGTCCCGTCGTGGGCCGGGGCGCGGGCCAAGACCGGCATTCCGCTGAGCAACACGACGGTAGAGGCCGAGATCTACCTCAACCTGCCAGACCAGTCTGGGGCCGAGTCGTTCGCGACGGCGGTGTCCACCCCGGGCAGCTCCTCGTACGGCCAGTACCTGAGCGCCGCGGACTGGAAGGCCCGGTTCGCCCCGGCCCAGGCGAGCACGGATGCGGTCGTCTCGTGGATCAAGGCGCAGGGCATGGTGGTCACGGGCGTGCCGGACAGCGGGATGTACGTGGTGTTCAGGGGCACGGTGGCGCAGCTCAACACGGCGTTCCAGGTCGCGGAGCAGACGTACTCCTTCCAAGGCACCGATCTGATCGGACCTGACCGTGCGCCGACGGTTCCCGGTGACATCGCGGACGCGGTCGCTGCCGTGAGCCTCGACCAGGGGCGCCTCCTGACACGGCCCGACAACACCGGGGACGGGAGCGGTGCCACGCCGAACGGGAAGGTGTCCCCGGTTCCGGTGGCCACGCCCTGCTCGCACTACTGGGACGAGAACGAGGTCACGGTCCCCGCGACGCAGAGCGGCGCGACGTCGGCCCCCACCGTCCTGTGCGGCTACACCCCGGGGCAGATCCAGTCGGCCTATGGGCTCGGCGACGGCGTCACGATGAACTCCACCGCTGGCGCGGGCCAGACGGTCGCGATCATCGACGCGTTCGCTGCCCCGACCATGCTCGCGGACGCCAACCAGTACTCGTCGCTGCACGGGCTCCCGGCCCTGACCTCGAGCACCTACCGCGAGGTGCTCCCGAGCGTGTACTACGACCAGACGCTGTGCGGCCAACCCAGCGGCTGGCAGGGCGAGGAGGCGCTCGACGTCGAGGCCGTCCACTCGACCGCACCCGCCGCATCGATCACCTACGTGGGCGGATGGAACTGCGGCGGCGGCCTGGACATCGCGATGTCCAAGGTCCTCGACGGCCAGCTCGCCACGGTCGTGAGCAACAGCTACGGCTACGTGGGCGAGGCCGTTCCGGCAGACGTCCTGGCCGGCGAAGTCCACCAGCACCTCCAGGCTGCGGCCGAGGGCATCGGCCTGTACTTCTCCAGCGGGGACAGCGGCGACGAGAAGGCCGCGCTCGGCTACACCTCGCCGGACTTCCCCGCCAGCTCGCCGTACGTCACGTCGGTGGGCGGAACGAGCCTCGCGCTGGACAAGTCGAACCGCTACCTGTTCGAGACCTCATGGGGCACCACCCGCCAGCGGATCGTCACCCAGGCCGACGGCTCCCTCGCCTATGCCGGCGCTCTCCCCGGCGTCTTCCAGTACGGCGCGGGCGGCGGCGTCAGCGCAGCCTTCGCGCAGCCTGCCTACCAAGCGGGGACGGTGCCCGCCAGCCTCGCACAGGGCAAGCGCGTCTCTCCCGACGTCTCGGCCCTCGCGGACACGTGGACCGGCTTCAAGATCGGCTTCAGCCCCATCTCGAACGACCACTCGCTCAACACCGGCGCCTACCTCGAGGAGCGGATCGGCGGGACCTCACTGTCATGCCCGCTCACGGCCGGTCTCATGGCGAGCGCGCAGGCGGCGGCGGGCAAGCGGATCGGGTTCGCCAACCCGACGATCTACGTGGCCGCCAAGGCGCCCAACGCGGCCATGCGGGACGTCCCAGCCACCCCGGCGACGCCCCTCAATCTGGTCCGCGCCTACCCGGACACGGGCCTGACGTGGATGGCCACCCTCGGCCACGACACTTCGCTCACCACGGCCACTGGCTACGACGACTCCACCGGCGTCGGCAGCATGACCGAGGAATTCGCCCAGCAGGTCGCGGCCCAGCACTGA